The following is a genomic window from Geminicoccus roseus DSM 18922.
ATAACATACTGCGCTAAACTGTTTGAAAACTCCGGTAAAAATCGAACGGAATATGCCGTGGCCGCGCCGGGGGCTTGCCCGGCCTGCACCCAAGGCCGCCGTCCAGGGCCGGCCCGGCCGACGCGGCGGCAGGGATCCGACTTGGCCGACGGAATGGCCTGGATGTGTCGGAAACATTCCAAACTGGCCAGAAATCTGGTAGTTCCCAAACCAACCGTGTCACCCTCTCGCGGGAGAGAGGCGAATGGGTCGTCTCGTCATGCTGTTGGTTCTGGCGGCAGGATTGCCCGGGATCCTGCTGGGCACCGGCCTGGCCGCCCTGGCGTTCGGGCCGCCGCCGATCCTGCCGGACATGGCCGGCTGGACCGTCCCTGGCAGCCCCGTCGCCATGGCCGCCCTGGTCCTGGCGGCCATCGCCCTGATCGCCACCGGCGCGATCGCCCGCGGCCGGATGGCCGCCGCATCCCAGTAATGGCTCTGGCCGGCAGAACGCCCCCGGGTCAGTAGACGTCCTGGCCGCCGTTGACCGGAATCTCGGCGCCGGTGATGTAGGAGACCTGGTCGCTGCAGAGATAGTGCACCACCGCGGCGACCTCTTCCGGCGAGCCCAGCCGCTTCATCGGGATGCGTTCCACCAGCGCATCGGTGCCAGGCGAGAGGATCGCCGTGTTGATCTCGCCCGGGCTGACCGCGTTCACCCGGATCCGCAGATGGGCCAGGTCGGCAGCCAGCTCGCGGGTCAGCGCGGTGAGCGCCGCCTTGGAGGTCGCATAGGCGGTGCCGGCGAACGGATGGACTCGGCTGCCGGCGATCGAGGTGATGTTGACGATCGCCCCTGCGGTCTCGGCAAGCTTGGGGGCCATCTCCCGCGCGAACCAAGCGCAGGAAAAGAAATTGATCGCGAACACCTTCTGGAACACGTCCAGGTCGCTTTCCAGCGCCCCCAGCCGGGCGCCGCTGTCGGCCTTGGGCGAGTAGCCGGCATTGTTGACCAAGGCGTGGATCGGCCCGCCGTCCAGCAGGTCCTCGAGCTCGGCCACGACTTCCGGCAGGCGGGTCAGGTCGGCAAGATCGGCGCAGATATGCATGTGGCGCTCGCCGCGGCCGCATTGCGGCGGCACCGCGTCGCGCGAGCAGGTCACGGCGCGCCAGCCCTGCTTCACGAAATATTTGGCGGTGGCGTGGCCGATGCCCCGCGACGCGCCGGTGATGAAGACGACCTTCTGATCCTGCACGTGACGGCTCCGGACGTGGCGGCACCCGAGCAGATGGCCCGTCGGGCGGGCCTGCGCAAGCGCCGTCGTCCGGCCTGCCACCTCCGGTCGCGGTAAGGCCGGCGTCAGGGGCTGAGCCGGTCGCGG
Proteins encoded in this region:
- a CDS encoding SDR family NAD(P)-dependent oxidoreductase; translation: MQDQKVVFITGASRGIGHATAKYFVKQGWRAVTCSRDAVPPQCGRGERHMHICADLADLTRLPEVVAELEDLLDGGPIHALVNNAGYSPKADSGARLGALESDLDVFQKVFAINFFSCAWFAREMAPKLAETAGAIVNITSIAGSRVHPFAGTAYATSKAALTALTRELAADLAHLRIRVNAVSPGEINTAILSPGTDALVERIPMKRLGSPEEVAAVVHYLCSDQVSYITGAEIPVNGGQDVY